CCGACCGGGGTTGAGCCCAGAAGGTAGGCCATAAACCAGAGCAAAACCGCCTTAAACATGCTTTTCCCTTTCGCTAGTCATCAGATCGGGTGGGCTCAACGATATTTTTCGACATAGGCGTAAGCGCTGTGATTGTGAATGCTTTCCATATTCTCCGCCTCGATTGTGAACCAGGTGATGTTTTTGTCGGCCTGCAGCCGTTGGAAAAGATCACGGACCATGTCTTCGACGAACATCGGATTGTTATAGGCCTTTTCTGTGACATGTTTTTCGTCAGGGCGCTTAAGTAGAGGATAGATTTCGCAGCTTGAGGCATTTTCAATGGTCTTGATCATATCCTCAATCCAGACAAAGTTTTTAAAACTGAAATTGACGGTAACCAGGCTGCGCTGGTTGTGCGCCCCATTTTCACTGATTGCCTTTGAACAGGGGCAGAGACTGGTCACCGGAACATTGATCCTGACCATGAAATCAATTTTATCGGCGCTTTGGCTGCCGATAAAAGAACATTCATAAGCCATCTTGCTTCTGGCGCGCGAAACCGGCGCTTCCTTGTCGATGAAATAGTCGAAAGTGATTTCAAGGTGAGCGAATTCGGCTTCAAGATGTTCGCGGATGTCGCCGAGAATTGTCGGAAAAACATTGATCCCGATTTTTTTGTGGTATTGGTTGATAACCTC
This window of the Pseudomonadota bacterium genome carries:
- a CDS encoding GTP cyclohydrolase I FolE2, whose protein sequence is MAPIHDTQKMRDFRQIEINKVGVKGVKYPITVLDKTNGVQHTIGTFNIYVGLPHHFKGTHMSRFVEVINQYHKKIGINVFPTILGDIREHLEAEFAHLEITFDYFIDKEAPVSRARSKMAYECSFIGSQSADKIDFMVRINVPVTSLCPCSKAISENGAHNQRSLVTVNFSFKNFVWIEDMIKTIENASSCEIYPLLKRPDEKHVTEKAYNNPMFVEDMVRDLFQRLQADKNITWFTIEAENMESIHNHSAYAYVEKYR